The DNA sequence GTGAGGGTGGTATGGGAAATGGGACTGGGGTAGatgaattgaaattgaaattgaaattaaaattgagattGAAATGAAGATGGAAGTCCGTGAATGGAGGAAAGGAGAGAGAGGGGTGGGACCCATGGGTAATCTGAGGAGAGAGATGAAgggaaaaaaaggaagaagagagaaagaagtCTTCAACATCACGACAGTGGAGGTAGTAAAAGACAGCTAGCAATGATGAAGGAGCCTCACCTACCAGTGCCCATCacattctctttctctcttctccTTCTTCATAACCTCCTCTTTCCATTTAAACCTTCTTCACTCTCCTCTCTCTCCTTTCAAAAACCCCTTACTCCACCACCACCTCTCACACCTCCTCATTTCCTCATTGCCTCTTCTCTCCACCTTTTCCACCTCTAAAGATTGCACCTTTTTCTTTCAGTTTCACCTCATACTGCATACAAAGATACCACTTTTACCCTTCAGGTTTGCTTTCATCTCCTTCCCACCTTCTAATTTTCATCCACCATTCTGGGGAATTCCATTTCAACAATTCGGCTCCTTTTTCTCAAACCATGTTTCAACAATTATACAATCCTAATGTTTCCAACCATTACATGATTTTCTGTTTATTTCGTTTTTTCTTTCTCTGCCTGGAGTTCAATTTTCCTCAGTTCAACAAGGTTATCTTCAACTTTACCTCAATTTTCAAAATGTTCGCATTCTGTTTAATTTGGGAAAAAGAGGTAGCCGAAATGAGGTTTCGTTTCGTATCTTCGATTACTTcggaggaaaaagaaagaaaaaagagagaaagtgaGGGTTTTTCTGGATAAAATCAAAATGCCATACTATCATGCGCCGCACCACTCATTGCACTCACATGCTCAAATCTTCAATTTCGGATTTTCATTTCAtcaaaataagtaattaataataacaacgcATGTCGGTTAccttttgttaactttttttttcttccctttctctctctaataattccaaagaaaaataattttgatttacgCAACAATGGCTACAATGGGCCACAATCTCCCCCGTTCAACAACAGCTGCTGCTGCTGTGATATTTTCTTTTCCGTTTTCCCCTTTCACACTCTGATTTTCTATCCACTTTTGAATTTTCTCAGGGAATTTTCACCTGCCGAGAAAATGGTTGGACCTAACTTCATGGATGAGATAGACTGCGGTAGCTTCTTTGACCACATCGACGACCTTCTCGATTTTCCTGTGGAGGATGTCGACGGTGGCGCCCCAACCTTGCCCTCTGTCGCCGCCGCTGCAGCCGGAAACTGCAACTCGCTGGCAAGCATCTGGCCCGCTGGGGCCGACTCGTTTCCCGGTTCCGACTCGGTGTTCTCCGGCAACAGCGCTTCGGACCTCTCCGCCGAGCTCTCAGTTCCGGTTAGTTGTTAGAAAAAGCTGCAGTTTTTATCcaatttgttgttttgttgaattttttggCGCGTTCACATGAATTCCGTGAACTGCTCTGTAATTATACGTCATAGCGCCACTAGCTTCCTATGTTGCCGTTGGATTACTTAGATTATGACATCACAGTCTCGTGTACGGTTCTGATTGTGTGTCTGCCGTTGCCAGCCTGACACACCACGCGCATTTGATAGCATGAAATTTTGGTTCTAGTTGTGGGGAGCATTGTTAAGTGATTGTCTTCATTCCATAAATGGCtcataattttttgaaaaaataaaatcataatttgtAGCCATtgtaaagataataaatttcaaaatatcttGACACTTGAcagaacaatattttttctgtatatatattttttaattgaaattttttgaatttaaattcaagCTGGGGAGGGAGACATTATTAACCCAccattattatattgtatttcttttagaaaagtcattttagtaatttaaaatgaCACTTAATTTTGTCGGTGACATGTGGCACAGCACACCCCCTTACCTCTCCATTATTTGAACATCATTATTGGATATCATGTGATTTTGCATGTGACAATCACATGATGCAACGACCAAACACAAATAATGCGAAAAGTTGGTCACTCACTCACcgctcactcactcactcacagTGAGCACAAATTCGTATTCCTCATTCAATTTGAAGAACTCGCATATTGTTCTGTGGAATATGCTAAACATAGCACAACTTGCATTTCACTGATTGTAGTATTAAttgtagaaaagaaaagaaagagatggagtaaatgcatttaaattttacaaGGCAAAGATATGATTGTGATGAATGTGGTGATTGCATTGCAGTACGAAGACATTGTGCAATTGGAATGGCTGTCGAACTTTGTGGAGGATTCGTTTTGTGGTGGGAGCTTGACCATGAAGAAAGTGGAAGAGCCATCGTGCACCACAAAGGAGGACtcagtgcacaaccaattccaCACATCAAGCCCAGTTTCTGTTCTTGAGAGCAGCAGTTCTTGCTCCGGGGGAAAGACGGTTCCGGCGCCGCCACGCAGCCCGGAGGTTTACATCCCTGTGCCGTGTGGACGCGCACGCAGCAAGCGTCCACGTCCTGCCACCTTCAATCCCCGCCCTGCCATGAACCTCATTTCCCCTGCCTCCTCCTTTGTCGGGGAGAACATGCAGCCAAATGTAATTTCATCGAAGGCGTCTTCAGACTCTGAGAATTTCGCCGAGTCTCAACTTGTGGCAAAGATGCCAAAGCAAGGGTGTGGAGagccaaagaaaaagaagaaagtgaaGGTGACAGTTCCTGCAGGaggtggcggtggtggtggtgatagcAACCAGAACGGGTTGCAAGCGGTTAGAAAATGCATGCATTGTGAAATAACGAAGACACCACAGTGGAGGGCAGGGCCAATGGGGCCAAAAACACTGTGCAATGCATGCGGTGTTCGTTTCAAGTCCGGGAGGCTGTACCCGGAGTATCGCCCAGCGGCAAGCCCAACCTTTTGTCCATCTCTGCACTCCAATTCCCACAAGAAGGTGCTGGAAATGAGATGCAGGGGCATCGAAAAATCTGGTTTTGCAATGAATAACGTAGCTGCTTCACCCGAACTCATTCCGAACACTAACAGCAGCCTCAGCCTGGAGTACATTTGATGTTATGTGAAGGAGGAATGGTTTCTCTTTCGTTGCTGTCCTCTAGAGTCTTCTTGTCTTATGTTATTTCTTATTGATATTTCATTTCTTTGGTTCATTGGTTTTTGTACAGGGTTGAACTCGGGGAATAGGAGCAAtaggtgatgatgatgatcatgATCATCATATTTTTAGCTGTTAGGGGAAGATTGTAATCAGAACTGCGGAAAAAAGGGTAGACATATGCAAGTCAAAAAGGGTAGGGTCTTAGGTCTAGTAATTGTAGGTCCCTTAAGGTCATTTAGGAGTCGCTGTCTCgcttgttttttttgttttcttcgaattcttttcatttttttccccTTTCTATATATATCCCTATTTCTGGGAATTCTTTTTGCAGTTCATTTGTAGCAAAAACTTCGAGTTGAGTAAGAAAGTTTTCAATTTGTAATGCTACCTTGCTTTCTTCTAACCATTAACTGTGTGTGTGGGTGAGAGAGATATAGGTAAGTTTCTTTATGAGATAAAAAGATGGTAGCATTGCCATATTGCCCATGTTTTGTGCTTCGCAATAAAACGTAACATAAATAGGCATTGACACCTACCATTTTCCTCAAAGGACAATTTGCTCCTTCTACAAATTAGAACATAAAAATGGTGATGCGGAGAAGTTTTCTCTGCAGTGATTGCACATGCGAAGTTCAGctgaaaacagaaaagaaaaaaaaaaaaaggtccgTTTTAACGAAGGAATGggttgtttaagaaaaaaggaAAGTGGAGATTAGTTATCTTTGGTTATAAATTACTGAAGTTGGTAGATATGTTGGAAAAGTAAAAAGATGTAGAGGTTGAAGAAATGATGATTGTTATTGGTGAGGCTGGTTCGTGTTTTGAAAGGAAAGGACAATGCTTATATATAAATCTAACTACTACTTTGAGGCTGGTTCTATAGGATTTGGCAACATGTCATTATCTCTCACAACTtcacaacaaacaacaaattaaatgttgatgaatcatttaaatttcaCTTGCTTCAACCTCTCTCTGCCTCCTGTCATAGTCTTTCGAATTCATTTTTTAAGGTACGTTTAACTGCTAATTTCATCAAATTAATATAAGGACCAACTTCTCCATCTTAGTTTTTTAAGTGTACTCTAACGTGACCCGTGATTGCTCTGCCTCACTCAACCCTTCATCAAACACACtcacacatttatatatatatgaatgagaTCAATTTCATTACCAACCCCTTAGGTCTAACGAATCTATTCTAATAAAAGTTTGTTTGAAGTTCTCTATCAGATTTGGGTGGCTCTCACAAGATTGAGAGCAACTTCTTCCAACTCTTTCGATACAAAATTGTTAAAGGTTAactctaatttataaaagttactttcagttttttttttcttcctattagTTAGTATTTAAGGACAAGATTATCTAAACATATAATTGAGTCTATTTAGTAAGTTGTAATGTATGATTCATGAGACTGCAGAAAGTTTGAATCCATTTGTAAAGAttaagtaatgattttaaaatatatgaatatagtTCGTGTATTTAGGTGATGAGTCTTGCTCTAGAATTAGTGTAAATGCATCAAGCTACTAAAAAGTTATGCAGGAAGAGAAGAAATTGTGGAGAATAGCATAAATAGAAACAATCTCGTCACTCTCGAATTGTTACAGCACAAATGAGTTGGTTTTGTTCAATTCATGCATTAATGTAAAGATTTTGAGAATCACATGCTTCTGGTTGGAGAATTTACAGTCACTTATTGAAAAGACCAATCATAACATCACTCACACAAACTGATGCTTCTCACTCACCGTTTAAATTAAAAGCAATTTGATGTTAAGAATGCTTTTTATTGGTAGAAAAAGAATCATAAGTCTTGAAAATAATCACGAAATATTTTACGAATAAAATGAAAGGGAATTAAAAATGAGTCTGCTAGTGTTAAGAAAGTTTTAGATACGTAAATTTTGCATTTATTAAAAACGTAGATGCCACCCTTGAATTTCCTACATTTAGACATGAAGGAAAATTTTGATGTTGTCATTTGATTAGAatcttaaaaacatatataCCTTGCCACATGGAAAAACACAAACCAAACAAGACACAATTGATCACGTGATAAAAATGGACAACAACTTTTACTTTGTTGTACTTCTATAGCTTCTTCATGCACCTCTATGAGTGTCATGTGCTTTCTTCATACCCAACTATGAATATATGGGAAATTTCAGATCTTCACAGCAACAAGTCACGTGAAAGGATAACGATGGAGGTTGAAGGtccttataaaataaaaatgggcatttctgaaaaataagggtaaaaaattataaagatacaTAAAGGCTCATGGAGGTtgaatgttattattaaataaaaaaaggataaattgacatttcaaaaaaaaaaaggaggtaAAAGAAAAAGTCATGAAGAACTCGTGGAGCGCCGAACGTTAAGAgcccaaattaatatataagcCCACAAAAGTGTTACTGTTAGTGTAGCCGTTGCGATTCCATGGCAATTAATACTTAagaatttcttcctgcacccccattTGCCAGAAGAGCGagcattttatttataatatctcCGCTTCAGGTTTTCCCTTTGACCAACTGTCCCTTTAATATCACCCGGGTTCCCTTCGGCGACTTGACCCACTCGTGTAGTTATTGGGTCAGGCCCACTTTTAAGTTTGGGCCATGTTCATCTTCCAGCTCACCTTTTGGCCCACAATGATGAACTTCGCTGTTCTCAATATGAATGATTGGGAGTTGGCCCAAACCGGAATTGTGAGGGACGAGCACCCTTAGGCGGTACATATTTACGGATTGCACAGTTTGGACTATAATTCCAGTAGTAATGTGATTGGAATTTTCAAAAGTAAGGGGTACAGAAAGAAAATATGGGAGTGTGACAATAAATTCCCTAATACTTTAGTACTATGTTATAAAGGGAACGTTAGACCTCACGATTTGGGCCATTTTGTAAGAATGGGTTGTGGGCCACTTACAATGTATTGGGCTGGACGTGTTCGACGGCTAATAAGCGTTGGATCAAGCAAAGGCTTCCTGCATCTCTTCAAATTTCACTTCCCACCCAATCAAGCACtttccaaaaatattaatttaggattagaaattatttatacCAAATACAACCTGAACTAATAACCAActttcttttgaaataatttggCTTCGtactcaataaaaaaataataaacgataggaatattattaaaaaaaaaaagtagtcaTTTTTTACAACTATTAAGCAAAgtgtattataaaatttgtatatattacgTAAACAGTTTAGTCCTATTTAACCTCTGTATTTGTTGTAACTTTTCAGTTTGCTCAACTTTGTTCTTTATATCCACAAAGCTAATTTAAATAGTAAACATTAAATAATCTAGTATTTAAGAGATATCCATAAAGAGATATCCCATAAAGAGGTACTTACAtgattagttaaaaaaatggtaTTATAAATTACATCATTAATGCCTCACATGCAATTGGTCTCAACCTTAAAGATGAAggtattttttttccatttttttcatatgttttattttttttaaatatcttctCGAAACACGAcctgttatattttattttacaataaatatacgccagaatttaaattttattaataaaaaacaattaagaaaaaaaatcatctatTAGTAACTAACCGAATTTCCTTAAAagatttggttaaaataaagttatcacATACTCTTGTGTCCTATCTCATATATTTGACAAATTCAACTAATGAAAAAAGTTCGTAAAATTTTGATACCAAATTATGAGTAACTCTAATACCATATTAAAACAGTAAAACCTAAATTTTACTTAAtctcacaaaattaatttagtgaaataaaatttatttttatatataatgagATTTGTTTTAATACTTTGGATACATGCTGGATATATGTCCTCATATAAATATCTTTagtataaaaaactaaaacatatatcaaaataaaaaatagacattaacaagtaatatatataatctattcTATGAACGGTAGCAATGTGTTCAGGTGTCATTTATCTTCAATGTAAAAGTTAATATCCTTTTTTGTCTTCAATATATCCAATACTCATCAAATTAGCGTCGTATGAATATTTCCATGGTAATTAATATATCCTAGTCTCATCCATAATCATCcaaatattcattaaatatttgtttaataaaaataaaatcaacacTACATAATTGCTGATGTg is a window from the Vigna unguiculata cultivar IT97K-499-35 chromosome 7, ASM411807v1, whole genome shotgun sequence genome containing:
- the LOC114191074 gene encoding GATA transcription factor 8-like produces the protein MVGPNFMDEIDCGSFFDHIDDLLDFPVEDVDGGAPTLPSVAAAAAGNCNSLASIWPAGADSFPGSDSVFSGNSASDLSAELSVPYEDIVQLEWLSNFVEDSFCGGSLTMKKVEEPSCTTKEDSVHNQFHTSSPVSVLESSSSCSGGKTVPAPPRSPEVYIPVPCGRARSKRPRPATFNPRPAMNLISPASSFVGENMQPNVISSKASSDSENFAESQLVAKMPKQGCGEPKKKKKVKVTVPAGGGGGGGDSNQNGLQAVRKCMHCEITKTPQWRAGPMGPKTLCNACGVRFKSGRLYPEYRPAASPTFCPSLHSNSHKKVLEMRCRGIEKSGFAMNNVAASPELIPNTNSSLSLEYI